One Aegilops tauschii subsp. strangulata cultivar AL8/78 chromosome 7, Aet v6.0, whole genome shotgun sequence genomic window carries:
- the LOC109769680 gene encoding exonuclease V, chloroplastic isoform X1, producing the protein MRPELEVEIVSDEEMAIIEAALAAAAAARPLLSSIAVRGAATLSCAAFPPAADIEDSAPPPRRSLLSRYRERRALAVTDITATEWCDKQMEFVLEHGKPERTEAMKAGSDRHAQLEQEVIERVDIAVRSAEESWAVKFMNFIVGSNQLLFNGMTRELPVIGVVEGSWMVGIIDELRMPVDGISFHPILVDTKTRFKATIPSEAQKRNGRLQLMCYKYLWDSSISEKFPAENFFSYFDLNPDFLLSDDVKRYISSIGFNAQTFGDVMKFYKITCHTLSRSQEQLILRYELQEDHSLLEEYQFSYDAQWFKGQIQEALSFWLGAREPKYVTEEEGWKCKFCKFAPSCPKIASTSRC; encoded by the exons ATGCGCCCTGAGCTCGAGGTGGAGATCGTGAGCGACGAGGAGATGGCCATcatcgaggccgcgctcgccgccgccgccgcagcccggcCCCTCCTCTCCTCCATCGCCGTCCGCGGCGCCGCCACCCTCTCCTGCGCGGCCTTCCCGCCCGCGGCCGACATCGAGgactccgcgccgccgccgcggaggTCGCTGCTGTCCCGGTACAGGGAGCGCCGTGCCCTCGCCGTCACCGACATCACCGCCACG GAGTGGTGTGATAAGCAGATGGAGTTCGTGCTGGAGCACGGCAAGCCGGAGAGGACCGAGGCCATGAAGGCCGGCTCTGACCGCCACGCCCAGCTCGAGCAAGAG GTTATTGAGAGAGTCGATATTGCCGTTAGATCTGCAGAAGAATCGTGGGCagtcaaattcatgaactttatcGTTGGATCAAACCAATTATTGTTCAACGGCATGACACGGGAACTTCCAGT GATTGGGGTTGTTGAAGGTTCATGGATGGTAGGAATTATTGATGAACTCCGAATGCCTGTGGATGGAATTTCTTTTCATCCAATTCTGGTGGATACAAAGACACGTTTCAAAGCAACAATTCCCTCGGAAGCACAAAAAAGAAAtggaag GCTTCAGCTGATGTGTTATAAGTACCTATGGGACAGTTCGATTTCTGAGAAATTCCCAGCAGAGAATTTCTTCAGCTATTTTGACTTGAACCCCGACTTCTTGTTATCAGATGATGTCAAGCGGTACATTAGCTCAATTGGTTTCAATGCACAG ACTTTCGGGGATGTGATGAAATTCTATAAGATTACCTGTCATACGCTGTCACGATCTCAAGAACAGCTGATCTTGAG ATATGAACTTCAGGAAGATCATTCCCTCCTAGAAGAATACCAGTTCTCTTATGATGCTCAGTGGTTCAAGGGTCAAATCCAAGAAGCCCTCAGCTTCTGGCTGGGGGCACGGGAACCTAAATATGTGACTGAAGAGGAGGGGTGGAAATGTAAATTCTGCAAATTCGCGCCGAGTTGCCCAAAGATAGCTTCCACCTCAAGGTGTTGA
- the LOC109769680 gene encoding exonuclease V, chloroplastic isoform X3 codes for MRPELEVEIVSDEEMAIIEAALAAAAAARPLLSSIAVRGAATLSCAAFPPAADIEDSAPPPRRSLLSRYRERRALAVTDITATEWCDKQMEFVLEHGKPERTEAMKAGSDRHAQLEQEVIERVDIAVRSAEESWAVKFMNFIVGSNQLLFNGMTRELPVIGVVEGSWMVGIIDELRMPVDGISFHPILVDTKTRFKATIPSEAQKRNGRLQLMCYKYLWDSSISEKFPAENFFSYFDLNPDFLLSDDVKRYISSIGFNAQTFGDVMKFYKITCHTLSRSQEQLILR; via the exons ATGCGCCCTGAGCTCGAGGTGGAGATCGTGAGCGACGAGGAGATGGCCATcatcgaggccgcgctcgccgccgccgccgcagcccggcCCCTCCTCTCCTCCATCGCCGTCCGCGGCGCCGCCACCCTCTCCTGCGCGGCCTTCCCGCCCGCGGCCGACATCGAGgactccgcgccgccgccgcggaggTCGCTGCTGTCCCGGTACAGGGAGCGCCGTGCCCTCGCCGTCACCGACATCACCGCCACG GAGTGGTGTGATAAGCAGATGGAGTTCGTGCTGGAGCACGGCAAGCCGGAGAGGACCGAGGCCATGAAGGCCGGCTCTGACCGCCACGCCCAGCTCGAGCAAGAG GTTATTGAGAGAGTCGATATTGCCGTTAGATCTGCAGAAGAATCGTGGGCagtcaaattcatgaactttatcGTTGGATCAAACCAATTATTGTTCAACGGCATGACACGGGAACTTCCAGT GATTGGGGTTGTTGAAGGTTCATGGATGGTAGGAATTATTGATGAACTCCGAATGCCTGTGGATGGAATTTCTTTTCATCCAATTCTGGTGGATACAAAGACACGTTTCAAAGCAACAATTCCCTCGGAAGCACAAAAAAGAAAtggaag GCTTCAGCTGATGTGTTATAAGTACCTATGGGACAGTTCGATTTCTGAGAAATTCCCAGCAGAGAATTTCTTCAGCTATTTTGACTTGAACCCCGACTTCTTGTTATCAGATGATGTCAAGCGGTACATTAGCTCAATTGGTTTCAATGCACAG ACTTTCGGGGATGTGATGAAATTCTATAAGATTACCTGTCATACGCTGTCACGATCTCAAGAACAGCTGATCTTGAGGTAA
- the LOC109769680 gene encoding exonuclease V, chloroplastic isoform X2, with protein MRPELEVEIVSDEEMAIIEAALAAAAAARPLLSSIAVRGAATLSCAAFPPAADIEDSAPPPRRSLLSRYRERRALAVTDITATEWCDKQMEFVLEHGKPERTEAMKAGSDRHAQLEQEVIERVDIAVRSAEESWAVKFMNFIVGSNQLLFNGMTRELPVIGVVEGSWMVGIIDELRMPVDGISFHPILVDTKTRFKATIPSEAQKRNGRLQLMCYKYLWDSSISEKFPAENFFSYFDLNPDFLLSDDVKRYISSIGFNAQTFGDVMKFYKITCHTLSRSQEQLILSFLYIVDMNFRKIIPS; from the exons ATGCGCCCTGAGCTCGAGGTGGAGATCGTGAGCGACGAGGAGATGGCCATcatcgaggccgcgctcgccgccgccgccgcagcccggcCCCTCCTCTCCTCCATCGCCGTCCGCGGCGCCGCCACCCTCTCCTGCGCGGCCTTCCCGCCCGCGGCCGACATCGAGgactccgcgccgccgccgcggaggTCGCTGCTGTCCCGGTACAGGGAGCGCCGTGCCCTCGCCGTCACCGACATCACCGCCACG GAGTGGTGTGATAAGCAGATGGAGTTCGTGCTGGAGCACGGCAAGCCGGAGAGGACCGAGGCCATGAAGGCCGGCTCTGACCGCCACGCCCAGCTCGAGCAAGAG GTTATTGAGAGAGTCGATATTGCCGTTAGATCTGCAGAAGAATCGTGGGCagtcaaattcatgaactttatcGTTGGATCAAACCAATTATTGTTCAACGGCATGACACGGGAACTTCCAGT GATTGGGGTTGTTGAAGGTTCATGGATGGTAGGAATTATTGATGAACTCCGAATGCCTGTGGATGGAATTTCTTTTCATCCAATTCTGGTGGATACAAAGACACGTTTCAAAGCAACAATTCCCTCGGAAGCACAAAAAAGAAAtggaag GCTTCAGCTGATGTGTTATAAGTACCTATGGGACAGTTCGATTTCTGAGAAATTCCCAGCAGAGAATTTCTTCAGCTATTTTGACTTGAACCCCGACTTCTTGTTATCAGATGATGTCAAGCGGTACATTAGCTCAATTGGTTTCAATGCACAG ACTTTCGGGGATGTGATGAAATTCTATAAGATTACCTGTCATACGCTGTCACGATCTCAAGAACAGCTGATCTTGAG TTTCCTGTATATTGTAGATATGAACTTCAGGAAGATCATTCCCTCCTAG